A window of Phycisphaerae bacterium genomic DNA:
AATGATGGCCAAGAAATGTTATAAGTCCATCAAGAATAGTATAAGGGTGAGGTGGACAGCCGGGTATGTACAAATCGACCGGCACAATATCACCGATTCCGTTGTTAGTCTCCTGATGGCCGCAATAGATACCCCCGGAAATTGCGCAAGCGCCAACGGCGATTACAAATTTCGGGGCCGGGATTGCATCGTAAGTTTTTTCCAACGCTAATCGCATATTCCCTGTCACGGGGCCTGTTACGAGTATTCCATCGGAATGCCGCGGCGAAGCGACAAATTGAATTCCGAATCTGGCAAGATCAAATGTAAGTGTCGTTAGCACATTAGTGTCGGCTTCACAGGCATTGCAGCCGCCGGCGCTGACCTGACGGAGTTTGAGAGAGCGACCGAATATTCTGCGGCTTTGCTCATTGAGCATTTGCGCCAGTTTTACTTCCTTATCCGAAACCAGCAGGTCATCGCGACAAGTTGCGGCAAGGCGATAATCGCCGGAAAATTCAATCGCTCCGGCTGAACATATTTCAGCGCAGCTTCCGCAGAAAATACATTTGCCCATATCGATACAAATCTTATTATCTTTCAAAATTATCGCACCTGTCGGACAGATTTTTTCGCAGGCCTTGCATTGATTGCATTTGTCGTGGTGCAGAATCGGTCTGCCTTTGAACCGCTCGGGCATAACCGGCGGCTTTGCCGGAAACGGATATGTGTGATAACCCTGTTTTATACGTGCTATTAATGCTTTTATCATAATAATCTCACAGGTCGTGTCCACAGTAAGAGAGATTGAAACTTTTATTGCACAGCGGGAAATCGGATATCTGCTGATTTCTCATCGCAACAGCCAAACCCATCCAATTATGGAACGAAGGATCAATAATTTTATAACGGGCCAATTTCCCTGATTCATCAGTTATAGCAACATGGCATATTTCGCCTCGCCAGCCTTCGACGAGCGATACGGCGATTTTGTTCGGCGCCGCGGATGATGTATTAACCTGTATCTTACCCGCAGGCATCGTATCGAGAAGGTTGTTAATGAACGCAGTGGAATGCTGGATTTCGAGCCATCGAACATAAGCGCGGGCGAAAACGTCTCCGGTATTCCACGTTGCAACTGGAATCTGATTGAACTGAAAAACTCCGCCGGCGAAATTATAACGACAGTCGCGTTCGAGACCGCAGGCACGGGCTGCCGGACCAACAAGACCCAGGTCTGTGGCCGTTTGTTTTGACAATATGCCGGTGTCTTCTAATCGGCTAAGTACCGATGGAGTCGTCCATAAACAATTGGCCGCATTAGTAACATCTTTTAGTGCCGCCACCAAACGCCGACGAAGTTCATCGATGTGTTGTTTTTCAATATCGAAAGCCATTCCTCCCGGCCGAATTAAATTGCGGCCGAAACGATTGCCGCAGAGCATCGCCGTCATATTAAGAAAATCTCCGCGAATACGTCCGCAAAACGACGAGGTGGGCAGATACCCGATATCGCCGGCCAGCGCTCCGAGGTCGCCGGTATGATTGGCGAGCCGTTCAAGTTCGAGAGCGATGCCGCGAAGCGAATGCGCCCGAATCGGTGCCGAGCAGGAACTCAATGCCTCAAGAACATGGCAGTGTGCCAGCGTATGGCCTATCGTGGTATCGCCGGCAGTGGTTTCGATGTAATGAATCGACTTGTTATGCGGCGAACCTGTCATTCGCTGTTCTATGCCGCGATGCTGATAGCCCAATGATATTTCCAGATGCAGAACATTTTCTCCATTGCATTGGAAACGAAAGTGTCCCGGCTCGATGATGCCTGCGTGAACAGGGCCGACGGCGACTTCGTGTATTTCACTGCCCTCGACGCGGAAAAAATCTGTTATGCCCGGCCCAGAACCATTCCACAAATTATGCTGTGTATAGGATCGATGAAAACGTATCGGCTTTAGCCAGGGATGACCGTCGGGACGAATCCCGAACTGCTCGGCAATCTCGCGCTCGAACCAATGTGCCTGCGGACAATCCGGCGTCAATGATGGATAGCTTTCCTTTACGCTCGTCGTTGCCAATCGCAATATGCCATGGTGGTCATCGGCGAGAACAATAACCAATTTTACTATGTCGTTATCCTGCGAAACACCGAAAAATGCGGCGATGTGTCCGCCGCTATTAACCTCATTTATAACGGTATCTCTAAAATCCTCATTTGTCAAAAATGGCAATTCGCCTATATCGGCTGTCTTACAATTGTAAAGGCTAAGTATTTGGCGGCTCATTAATAACCTCCCAGCAGATTGGCGATATGATGCAGGAGGCTGCTTAGATGCGGCGGAACATAAACTCCGAGTACAAGCGTTCCCAATAATAATATTGCAGGCGGCACAATCGAAAGAGTTCGCTCACCCTCTACACTGACAGGTTTCACGTTTCGGCCCTGCGTCATTCGCAATGCGATAGCGGATATGCCGATGAAAATAATCGCCAGAAGCACCAGATACGTTACGGCGACGGCATAGCGTCCCTGGTCGATACTCGCTTTAAGAATCAAAAATTCACTTAGAAATATTCCAAAAGGCGGAAAGCCTGTAATCGCCAGTATTCCCGCTGTCCACAATAGTCCCGATGCCGGTATTGCCGAGAGCACGCCCCGTACATCGCCTGCGGTTTTGGTTTTATATGCGGCAAGGATATTTCCAGCAACCAAAAACAGAGCCGCCTTAGTGAGCGAATGGTTGACTGCGTGCAGCATCGAACCGAATACGGCCGCGCCGCCCAGTCCGACACCCATAGCGAGGATGCCGATATGCTCGACGCTCGAATAAGCAAGCATACGTTTATAATCTGCCTGGCCGATAACGAACACGGCCGCGAATGTCATCGAGACAAGCCCGAAAAACATCAGAAGGTCCTGCGCAAAGGCTATATGTCCTGCGGCAGTGGTTACTTCAAACGCCCTTAAAATGCCGACAAACGCACAGTTAAGCAGCGCACCTGAAAGAAGTGCCGATACAAGCGATGGCGCTTCAGAATGCGCATCCGGCAGCCATGTATGAAGAGGGGCAAGACCCATTTTTGTGCCGTAGCCTACCAGAAAAAATATAAAGGCCGCCTTAACCCATGGTTCCCATAATTGCGAAGCATTGGCGATAAGGTCACTGCGCATCAGAGGTATTGATACTCCGTTATGCGCCGATGCGGCAATGGCAAGAAAGAAATTGCCCAACAGAGATACCGCGATACCTACCGAGCAAATTAAAAGATATTTCCACGTTGCTTCGAGCGAACGGTGATGACGGTGAAAATAAATCAGTGGTGCCGTTACCAGTGTCGTTGCTTCCATAGCAACCCAGAGCATTCCGAAGTTTTGACTGGTAATAACTATTGTCATTGTCGTCAGGAACATCAGGAGGCAGCCGGTAAAAATGGTTTCAGGGGCATTGGCAAAGAATTCGCCTTCCTCGAAATCCTTCTTTTGGCTGCGTCGCTCAGCCTTGAGATAGCCTATGGCGTACAGCGAAGCCATAAGGAATAAAACATCGGTAATACTCATAAACAATTGCGCTATAGGGTCTATTTCAAACCAGCCGTTTAATATCGGAGCAGGCGTATGAATCCAGCTTGCCGCCATAATCGCAGCGTGGCTAAAGGCCGCGACAACAAGAATACTCCGCCGCAGCTTATCGCTGCGGATAAGCAGGCTCAGCAGAGCGGCAGTAAATGGTATCAATAATAATGCCCAAATCATTTTAGTCCTTTAGCGTACTCAATTGGTCGGTATTGATATGGTCGAATTGTCTGCTGATATGGAAAATTGCGATGCCCATTACAAATACGCCTACGAATACATCGAGCAGAATTCCCAGTTCGATTAGCATAGGCTGCTGACTGGCAATAGCCATACCAAAGGCGTAAATACCATTTTCAAGCACCAGGTATCCCAATACCTGCGTTAGCGCCTTTTTGCGGCTGATGATAATAAACAATCCAACAATCAGCGTAAACATCGCTACTGGAATAAGCATTGGTGAATGAACACTAAACGGCATAGGCAGTCGCGTGCTTATCCAATACGAAAACGCAAGTGCAATCGGTCCCATCAGGAGCGACAGACCATATCCGACATACGGGTCGTCTTCACGCCAGACATTTAGCTGCCTAAGCGTCCGCCAGAGCATCAATGGAAAGATGACGCCTTTAAGAAGGACACTTAGTACGGCAAATATAAGCAGTTGCGGCTCAAAACTGTGGATAATCAGCGGCAGTATGCCGAGAGCTACTCCCTGAGCGGCCACAACATGAATACAGGCGCGAAGTCTGCTGCTTCCCAGAACAACCATGTTCGTAAGTATCAGCAATACCATTATAATATCTGTCCGCACAGCTTAATTCCTTAAGGCAAAAACAAGCGACAGTATCGCAAGTGAGATAGACGTAAACAGCAGGTTTGGCACACTTATCAGCCTAAACCGTGCCATACATGATTCAACAATTCCTATGAAAACCGATACGGCAAATACCGCCGCGACGGCAGCCGGTATCGAAATCCATAACGGCATTTGATTCATCGGCAAAAGCATTCCTACTAATATCGCGGCAAATATCCACAGCTTCAGTGCGGAACCGTATAAAATAAATGCAAAATCAGGCCCGCTGTTATCGAGTACCATCACCTCGTGAATCATTGTCAGCTCAAGATGAGTATTCGGGTCGTCTACCGGAATGCGTGCGTTCTCCGTAAGAAGAACAATAATCATCGCCGCTGCCGTCAGCAGCGGTGTCGCGCAATTGCTCGTCCACATCTGCGGTGTAACAGCAGAGAAAATACCGGAAAGAGAAACGCTTGAAGTCTGCCTTGCCATAGCCGCCAATGCGATAAATAAAGCCGGTTCTGCCAGTGCGGAAAACTGCACTTCACGGCTTGCACCCATTCCCTCGAAACTTGAGCCGGTATCCAGCGCACCGATGACAATGAAAAATCTCATCAGTCCAAGTAAATAAGCCGCGAAAATTAAATCGCCGTTAAAGCTTAACAAACTGCGGCCACCGCCGAGAGGAACGATAAATGCTGTCAGTATAATTGCCGTAAGACAGATAACCGGGGCTATTTTGAATACCCACGATGTTGTCGTGCTGTAAACGACGCCTTTGTGAAGCAGACGCCAAAGGTCGTAGTACGGCTGAAGCAATGGCTGGCCGCGTCTGCCTGCGAAAAATGCCTTGACCCTATTGATTACACCCAAAAGCATTGGTGCAAGCAGCATCGCAATAACAGGTTGGATTATCATTATTGCTATGTTCGTCATTTGAGTTTCCATACGAGAAGAATTATCAGTGTAATGGCAATATAGAGTACGTACATTTGCACGACGCCATACTGTACCCACCGCATTTTACTTATTACCCAATCGACCCGCTCGAATATCGGGCGATAAAGATATTCGCTGCTTACATCGGGCGTATGAGATTCGAATTGTGCCTGCTCCGGAAACAGTTCTTTTATTTTCACAGTTTTGCTGCGGCTGTACAGCACACTCTTAAACATATCCACTATCGGCTGTGAGAACGAGGACGAAGTATATTGCATACGAGGCGTCGGGGCGGCATAACCGCAGTCCCACGTCGGAGACTGTGCAGCAGTTTTATTACGCAAAAGTCTGTATCGAAACATTACAAGAACCGCGGCGAGAATCATAAATACTATTGAAGCTGCCACGATGGTTAAAAGCATCTTATTGGCTTGACTGATATATGCCGCAGTTGTTTCAGATACCACAGGCGCAATTTGAGAAATAACCGGGATAATTGCCGGAAGTATCAGCGGAGCTGCCAGGCCGATAATGACGCAAAGTCCCGCCGCTATCCACATCGCGATTTGCATTTCCGCGTTTGCCTTGTGTGCGTTTGCCGCCTGTGATGTACGCGGCTGACCGAGGAAAACAATACCGAAAACTTTTGTAAAGGCAGCCAGTGCAAAACCGCCGATTACAGCAAGAGCCGCAATAGCACCTGCGGTCGGCACGACCAGCCGCACACCGTCGGAAAGAGCCGCACTGAATGAGCCGTAATATAAAAGGAACTCGCCGATAAATCCGTTAAGCGGCGGCAGCCCGCATATTGCGATTGCGCCTATGACAAATGCCGCGGCGGTTTGAGGCATACGTTTGATGAGACCGCCCAATAAATCCATATATCGTGTACCTGTTGAATGCAGGATTGAGCCTGCACCCATAAACAACAGACTTTTAAAAATCGAATGGTTGATTATATGCAATAAAGCCCCGGCGAAACCGAAAACTACGAGTATCTCTAAGCCGCTGGCAATACCGACCAGGCCCTGGCCAAGTCCGATTAAAATAATTCCGATATTTTCCACGCTCGAATAAGCGAGCATTCGTTTGATGTCGTGCTGCGCAAGAGCGAATAGAATTCCCAACAACCCTGACACAATGCCCAGGCCGATTAAGAGCCATCCCCACCAGAGCTCGATATTGGGCAGAATGGAAAGCGTACGAATAATGCCGTAAATGCCCATCTTTATCATCACGCCCGACATCACTGCTGAAACATGGCTCGGCGCAGCAGGATGCGCTTCCGGCAGCCAGACATGCAGAGGCATAATGCCGGCCTTTGTTCCGAATCCGACCAGGGCCAGCAGGAACAATCCAGATGATGCCGCCGGAGCGATGGTTTTGAGCATGCTCGAACTGTCGAAATCCAGCGAGCCGCTGTATTTGCCAAGTACGATGAAAAATGCCAGAAGAAACGCTGTGCCGATATGGGTAGCGACAAGATAAATCCAGCCTGCCTGTCGAACGGATTCATGCTCATCGTCGAAGGTTACGAGAAAATATGACGTCAAAGACATAACTTCCCATGCTGCGAGGAATAATATGCTGTTGCGAGCCATTACAACCATTGCCATACTCGCAGCGAGAATATTAAAGAAAAATGTCGGTATGCCCAGCCGGCGATTTTTATACGCAAGCATATACCCGCAGCCGTAAACCGCGGCAATCGAGCATATCAGGAGAACAGGAATTAGAAACAGGGCCGAAATACTGTCAAGTTCGACATAAAATGAACCGTAAGGTACCTGCCAGGGAACTTTTAATGAAATAGCATTGCCGCTGCATAATACTTTTATGGCAGGAACGATACTTATGACTGAACCGAGTATGACCCCGACAGCACCGAACCGTGTGCTGCTCTTTGCATCTCTGATAAACAGAGAAATAAGACCCGTCAATATGATAAGACCGATACCAGTCAATATGACTGACATTTATTTTTTCTCCTGGTGCTCCGGCATCGCTGATTTTAGTTTATCAAGTTCGGCTTCGATACGGGCGATATGGGAAAAGATTTCTTCACGCAAAGCTCGCGTTTTAATTGCATTCTTTAGTTCCTCATCACGCAATGCAAAACACAGGCGTGACAGCAAATGAAGATGTGCCCGGGCAGTTGGACTTACAATGGTAAAAAGGCAATACACAGGCTGAAGATCAATTGCTTTGAAATCGATAGGTTTTTCCAGAAAACACAGCGAGATAGTTGGCTGTGGTACATGCAGCACTATTGGATTTCTAACGTGCGGAATCGCAATGCCGTCGCCTATGCCGGTCGAGCCGATTTCCTCGCGGGCAAGAAGCACATTGAACAGAAATTCTCTGTCAACTTCCGGCGGAAGCTGCATCATATCAACTACCGACCGCAGGGCAGAAGTTTTATCTTCCCCGCTTATGCGATAGTGGATACCTCCCATTTTGAGGGCTTCGCCTAGACTTCCGAGCTGGGCGTTTACCGACTCAGGCTCTTTGAATAGCTCCGTCGAAACATTAATCCGGTTGGCCATCGCCCATTCGAGCAATTCTGTACGATTAAAGCGGTACTGACTGTTAACACGATAGCCGGGCAGAGATTGCTGGTCAAGCCAGCGATATACCGTCTTTTCACTAACCGCAAATAACTCGGCTACATCTCGTACTGTCAATTGCATTAAAAGTATTTCCGTTCTATGGACATTTGTGGACATATTACGACGTATGTCTATAAATGTCAATAGTATCTTCCAATCAAATAGCAGTATATCCAGATACGTTCGATCTCTTATATAAGCTGCATAAAAGCCGGCTATTAGCTGTTTCTTTTCTGATTACGAGGCTGAAAATTAGGAGATTACAGCCAGTTGCCAACTGGCAATTGCCAAAAAAATACCTGCTATAAAAGTTGGGGAAGAATTTTACTTTAATTACCCAGCCGTAGAAAAAGTCCTCTTTAAACGTACAAGTATAGGGGACAGCGATGAAAGCTAACCCCTCACCACTTCCTATTTGAACCGCTTTTACTTCGCACAGAGCAGGCGGCAGCCTTATGCGGGCTTGCTGTTTCAATCTGGTATGCCTTAATGTCGCAAGGCTTAACTCCACCGTCTATCAAACTCGGCAAAGCGCATTTGCGGAGAGTGGATTTGTTGCGTCAGTGGACAAAGGAAAATTGTCCACCTATTGATAAATTTTAAATTTGGCGAAAGGGGAAAAATGAAAGCTGAAATTAAAAAGGCTGTTTATTCGCCGCGGAATCCGCCGTCGCTAAAAGCTATGGCGGATAAATTTATTGATGTGGAGGATTTTTTCAAGCGGTCTTTTCGGGACGTGCAGAACATCTTTTTCGTCGAGATAATATTTCGTATCCTCTGAGGCGTCTTCCTGCATCGGGGTTTCGGCGGGTTTGCCGAGCGCAATGACAGAATCAATCTGATATTTTTCGTCAACATTAAGAATTTCCAGAATTTTCATCCTGTCAATCGCGCCGAGCCAGCATGAGCCGACGCCTTTGCCCCAGGCGGCAAGTAAAATATTTTCTATCGCCGCGGCCGCATCGACAGCCGAATTGGACTTAACTTCGATATCGACGAGAACAACAATGTAAGCAACAGGCCTTTGATTCAGCAGGGGGTTTCTTTTCGGCCTGACGTGACCGGCCCATGACAGACACTCAAAAAGTTTTTGGCAGGTTTGCGGCTCATCGACAATAACATATTCGAGGGCCTGGATGTTTCCGCCGGCAGGTGCGGACCGGGCGGCTTCGACAAGCTCAATCAGAAAATTTCTTTCCAGTTTTTCCTGACTGAATCGCCTGATACTACGCCGGGTTTTGATTAAATCAATTATTTCCATAGCAAAAAATTCCCCTGGCTGAAAAATGGGCAGTATAGGACTCGAACCTACGACATCCTGCTTGTAAGGCAGGCGCTCTAGCCAACTGAGCTAACCGCCCGAAAACGCTTAAATTATGTTAAAACGCAAGGCTTGTCAAGTAGAAATGTTAGCCGAGGGCCTTTGTGAAGATTAATTTCGGGTCGCCGGGGGCGTAAAAATCGTCCACACAGGCCGCCTGACGATAGCCGTTTTTTATATAAAAATTTTGCGTCGATTTATATTTTTCAGAGCCGGAAGTCTCGATTACGGCCAGTCTTCCTTTTTGAGATGAGATTTCTTTTTCGGCGAAGGCCAATAATTGCGAACCGATATGCTGTTTCTGAAAATCAGGGTCGACGGCAATCCAGTAAATATCGTATGTACCGAGCGTGCAGGGCGTTTCGCCGAAGCATACCCAGCCGGCAACCTTGTTTTCCATCGTTGCGACATAAGACTGATAATTGCAGCCGGCCTTTTCCAGTGCCGCATCCTCGAATACTTCACGGGCGATTATTTCTTCGACTGGCCGGAAGAAACCGGTCCTTACTATAATGTCCATTGCAACGGTCTGGTCAGCAGGGCAGGCTTTTCGAATATTTATTTTCATATGAAAATCCTTTGAGACGGTGGTTTGCGTTATCGAGTAATGTTAGAATAAACTGTTCAT
This region includes:
- a CDS encoding NADH-quinone oxidoreductase subunit C, which encodes MSRQILSLYNCKTADIGELPFLTNEDFRDTVINEVNSGGHIAAFFGVSQDNDIVKLVIVLADDHHGILRLATTSVKESYPSLTPDCPQAHWFEREIAEQFGIRPDGHPWLKPIRFHRSYTQHNLWNGSGPGITDFFRVEGSEIHEVAVGPVHAGIIEPGHFRFQCNGENVLHLEISLGYQHRGIEQRMTGSPHNKSIHYIETTAGDTTIGHTLAHCHVLEALSSCSAPIRAHSLRGIALELERLANHTGDLGALAGDIGYLPTSSFCGRIRGDFLNMTAMLCGNRFGRNLIRPGGMAFDIEKQHIDELRRRLVAALKDVTNAANCLWTTPSVLSRLEDTGILSKQTATDLGLVGPAARACGLERDCRYNFAGGVFQFNQIPVATWNTGDVFARAYVRWLEIQHSTAFINNLLDTMPAGKIQVNTSSAAPNKIAVSLVEGWRGEICHVAITDESGKLARYKIIDPSFHNWMGLAVAMRNQQISDFPLCNKSFNLSYCGHDL
- a CDS encoding proton-conducting transporter membrane subunit, with amino-acid sequence MSVILTGIGLIILTGLISLFIRDAKSSTRFGAVGVILGSVISIVPAIKVLCSGNAISLKVPWQVPYGSFYVELDSISALFLIPVLLICSIAAVYGCGYMLAYKNRRLGIPTFFFNILAASMAMVVMARNSILFLAAWEVMSLTSYFLVTFDDEHESVRQAGWIYLVATHIGTAFLLAFFIVLGKYSGSLDFDSSSMLKTIAPAASSGLFLLALVGFGTKAGIMPLHVWLPEAHPAAPSHVSAVMSGVMIKMGIYGIIRTLSILPNIELWWGWLLIGLGIVSGLLGILFALAQHDIKRMLAYSSVENIGIILIGLGQGLVGIASGLEILVVFGFAGALLHIINHSIFKSLLFMGAGSILHSTGTRYMDLLGGLIKRMPQTAAAFVIGAIAICGLPPLNGFIGEFLLYYGSFSAALSDGVRLVVPTAGAIAALAVIGGFALAAFTKVFGIVFLGQPRTSQAANAHKANAEMQIAMWIAAGLCVIIGLAAPLILPAIIPVISQIAPVVSETTAAYISQANKMLLTIVAASIVFMILAAVLVMFRYRLLRNKTAAQSPTWDCGYAAPTPRMQYTSSSFSQPIVDMFKSVLYSRSKTVKIKELFPEQAQFESHTPDVSSEYLYRPIFERVDWVISKMRWVQYGVVQMYVLYIAITLIILLVWKLK
- a CDS encoding PTS sugar transporter subunit IIA encodes the protein MQLTVRDVAELFAVSEKTVYRWLDQQSLPGYRVNSQYRFNRTELLEWAMANRINVSTELFKEPESVNAQLGSLGEALKMGGIHYRISGEDKTSALRSVVDMMQLPPEVDREFLFNVLLAREEIGSTGIGDGIAIPHVRNPIVLHVPQPTISLCFLEKPIDFKAIDLQPVYCLFTIVSPTARAHLHLLSRLCFALRDEELKNAIKTRALREEIFSHIARIEAELDKLKSAMPEHQEKK
- the nuoB gene encoding NADH-quinone oxidoreductase subunit NuoB; this translates as MIKALIARIKQGYHTYPFPAKPPVMPERFKGRPILHHDKCNQCKACEKICPTGAIILKDNKICIDMGKCIFCGSCAEICSAGAIEFSGDYRLAATCRDDLLVSDKEVKLAQMLNEQSRRIFGRSLKLRQVSAGGCNACEADTNVLTTLTFDLARFGIQFVASPRHSDGILVTGPVTGNMRLALEKTYDAIPAPKFVIAVGACAISGGIYCGHQETNNGIGDIVPVDLYIPGCPPHPYTILDGLITFLGHH
- a CDS encoding NADH-quinone oxidoreductase subunit H, encoding MTNIAIMIIQPVIAMLLAPMLLGVINRVKAFFAGRRGQPLLQPYYDLWRLLHKGVVYSTTTSWVFKIAPVICLTAIILTAFIVPLGGGRSLLSFNGDLIFAAYLLGLMRFFIVIGALDTGSSFEGMGASREVQFSALAEPALFIALAAMARQTSSVSLSGIFSAVTPQMWTSNCATPLLTAAAMIIVLLTENARIPVDDPNTHLELTMIHEVMVLDNSGPDFAFILYGSALKLWIFAAILVGMLLPMNQMPLWISIPAAVAAVFAVSVFIGIVESCMARFRLISVPNLLFTSISLAILSLVFALRN
- a CDS encoding proton-conducting transporter membrane subunit; this encodes MIWALLLIPFTAALLSLLIRSDKLRRSILVVAAFSHAAIMAASWIHTPAPILNGWFEIDPIAQLFMSITDVLFLMASLYAIGYLKAERRSQKKDFEEGEFFANAPETIFTGCLLMFLTTMTIVITSQNFGMLWVAMEATTLVTAPLIYFHRHHRSLEATWKYLLICSVGIAVSLLGNFFLAIAASAHNGVSIPLMRSDLIANASQLWEPWVKAAFIFFLVGYGTKMGLAPLHTWLPDAHSEAPSLVSALLSGALLNCAFVGILRAFEVTTAAGHIAFAQDLLMFFGLVSMTFAAVFVIGQADYKRMLAYSSVEHIGILAMGVGLGGAAVFGSMLHAVNHSLTKAALFLVAGNILAAYKTKTAGDVRGVLSAIPASGLLWTAGILAITGFPPFGIFLSEFLILKASIDQGRYAVAVTYLVLLAIIFIGISAIALRMTQGRNVKPVSVEGERTLSIVPPAILLLGTLVLGVYVPPHLSSLLHHIANLLGGY
- a CDS encoding GNAT family N-acetyltransferase, which produces MKINIRKACPADQTVAMDIIVRTGFFRPVEEIIAREVFEDAALEKAGCNYQSYVATMENKVAGWVCFGETPCTLGTYDIYWIAVDPDFQKQHIGSQLLAFAEKEISSQKGRLAVIETSGSEKYKSTQNFYIKNGYRQAACVDDFYAPGDPKLIFTKALG
- a CDS encoding nitroreductase family protein, encoding MEIIDLIKTRRSIRRFSQEKLERNFLIELVEAARSAPAGGNIQALEYVIVDEPQTCQKLFECLSWAGHVRPKRNPLLNQRPVAYIVVLVDIEVKSNSAVDAAAAIENILLAAWGKGVGSCWLGAIDRMKILEILNVDEKYQIDSVIALGKPAETPMQEDASEDTKYYLDEKDVLHVPKRPLEKILHINKFIRHSF
- a CDS encoding hydrogenase, whose amino-acid sequence is MRTDIIMVLLILTNMVVLGSSRLRACIHVVAAQGVALGILPLIIHSFEPQLLIFAVLSVLLKGVIFPLMLWRTLRQLNVWREDDPYVGYGLSLLMGPIALAFSYWISTRLPMPFSVHSPMLIPVAMFTLIVGLFIIISRKKALTQVLGYLVLENGIYAFGMAIASQQPMLIELGILLDVFVGVFVMGIAIFHISRQFDHINTDQLSTLKD